A single genomic interval of Plodia interpunctella isolate USDA-ARS_2022_Savannah chromosome 14, ilPloInte3.2, whole genome shotgun sequence harbors:
- the LOC128675429 gene encoding zinc finger protein 436-like isoform X1: MSQDMNMCKICFARNVRFCKIANTPFKQVYEKLMYGRFIIEESCPVVACPRCYTMLIKWNELLEISIQSEALLTEILSQFPEVTPQTVSMIDRKAHNLRSPLNVTPVNYFDTSTYFVPILVKDKAKFNDESKFNSKNDITENPETGAVCRLCLVTDVKMCTIADTPLQCIYETVTDNLLQTTDKRPTTVCYICCARLKKCRRLIQRSNDAEKIIKDIMEKHSQVTTKLVAKIDRKKYNLYDSLTTRPVESVDLLDHRQTEDQLEMEIEVKIEVEPDLYVGSPQAADVAASDAECDDDKSKSAVRVESWTGDVTTVEGGVTKEAPKLRRRRKCTEKARNLRETDTDEQKKEKPRRVYKKRIRAYIHVCEICQRVFNRTNHLKDHMKIHTDERPHQCSVCQRRFIQKINLKNHMMTHTGEKPYVCQICRSSFIAKSDFKRHMNTHNEERNFECGLCHRKFTQLPYLKAHISTHTSEKPYECHVCQRRFSQKPYLKNHLKRHADREQV; encoded by the exons atgtcacaaGATATGAATAtgtgtaaaatatgtttcgCTAGAAATGTCCGGTTTTGTAAAATAGCTAACACTCCTTTCAAACAAGTATATGAGAAGTTGATGTACGGTCGT ttcATCATCGAAGAGTCATGTCCAGTGGTAGCCTGCCCCCGCTGTTATACTATGCTAATCAAATGGAATGAGTTACTAGAGATATCAATCCAATCGGAGGCATTGCTCACTGAGATATTAAGTCAGTTCCCCGAG GTCACACCACAAACTGTATCTATGATTGATCGCAAAGCACATAACTTACGTTCACCCCTAAACGTTACGCCAGTGAATTATTTTGACACTTCCACATATTTTGTTCCGATTTTAGTAAAAGATAAGGCTAAGTTTAATGATGAATCTAAGTTTAACAGCAAGAATGATATTACAG AGAATCCTGAAACTGGAGCAGTGTGCAGGCTATGCCTTGTAACAGATGTGAAAATGTGCACCATAGCCGATACTCCTCTGCAGTGTATTTACGAGACCGTTACAGATAACCTT ctCCAAACTACTGACAAGAGGCCCACAACAGTTTGTTACATATGCTGTGCTCGTTTGAAGAAATGTCGCAGATTAATTCAAAGGTCTAATGATGCGGAGAAAATCATTAAGGATATAATGGAAAAACATTCCCAG gTGACAACGAAATTGGTAGCAAAAATTGACCGAAAGAAGTATAACCTATATGATTCGCTGACAACAAGACCCGTTGAGAGTGTTGACTTGCTCGATCACCGACAAACAGAGGATCAACTGGAAATGGAAATTGAAGTGAAGATTGAGGTGGAACCAGACTTGTACGTTG GCTCCCCACAGGCAGCCGATGTCGCAGCATCTGACGCGGAATGTGACGACGACAAGTCGAAATCAGCTGTTCGTGTTGAATCGTGGACTGGTGACGTCACCACCGTAGAAG GTGGCGTTACCAAAGAGGCACCGAAACTTAGAAGGCGAAGGAAATGCACTGAAAAGGCCAGAAACTTAAGAGAAACTGACACGGACGAGCAAAAAAAGGAGAAACCTCGGAGAGTGTACAAAAAGAGAATACGCGCCTACATACATGTTTGCGAGATTTGCCAACGTGTGTTTAATCGAACGAACCATCTGAAGGATcacatgaaaatccatacAGATGAAAGGCCTCACCAGTGCAGCGTGTGTCAGAGGCGTTTTATACAGAAAATCAATTTGAAGAATCACATGATGACACACACCGGTGAGAAACCATACGTGTGTCAAATTTGCAGAAGCAGTTTCATAGCGAAGTCTGATTTTAAAAGGCATATGAATACACACAACGAGGAAAGGAATTTCGAATGCGGCTTGTGCCATAGGAAGTTTACTCAGCTGCCGTATTTGAAAGCGCACATTAGTACACACACCAGTGAGAAACCGTATGAATGTCACGTTTGCCAGCGGCGGTTCAGTCAAAAGCCGTATCTGAAAAATCATTTGAAGAGGCATGCTGATCGTGAGCaggtgtaa
- the LOC128675429 gene encoding uncharacterized protein LOC128675429 isoform X4, whose translation MSQDMNMCKICFARNVRFCKIANTPFKQVYEKLMYGRFIIEESCPVVACPRCYTMLIKWNELLEISIQSEALLTEILSQFPEVTPQTVSMIDRKAHNLRSPLNVTPVNYFDTSTYFVPILVKDKAKFNDESKFNSKNDITENPETGAVCRLCLVTDVKMCTIADTPLQCIYETVTDNLLQTTDKRPTTVCYICCARLKKCRRLIQRSNDAEKIIKDIMEKHSQVTTKLVAKIDRKKYNLYDSLTTRPVESVDLLDHRQTEDQLEMEIEVKIEVEPDLYVGSPQAADVAASDAECDDDKSKSAVRVESWTGDVTTVEGIILTNATVWRYQRGTET comes from the exons atgtcacaaGATATGAATAtgtgtaaaatatgtttcgCTAGAAATGTCCGGTTTTGTAAAATAGCTAACACTCCTTTCAAACAAGTATATGAGAAGTTGATGTACGGTCGT ttcATCATCGAAGAGTCATGTCCAGTGGTAGCCTGCCCCCGCTGTTATACTATGCTAATCAAATGGAATGAGTTACTAGAGATATCAATCCAATCGGAGGCATTGCTCACTGAGATATTAAGTCAGTTCCCCGAG GTCACACCACAAACTGTATCTATGATTGATCGCAAAGCACATAACTTACGTTCACCCCTAAACGTTACGCCAGTGAATTATTTTGACACTTCCACATATTTTGTTCCGATTTTAGTAAAAGATAAGGCTAAGTTTAATGATGAATCTAAGTTTAACAGCAAGAATGATATTACAG AGAATCCTGAAACTGGAGCAGTGTGCAGGCTATGCCTTGTAACAGATGTGAAAATGTGCACCATAGCCGATACTCCTCTGCAGTGTATTTACGAGACCGTTACAGATAACCTT ctCCAAACTACTGACAAGAGGCCCACAACAGTTTGTTACATATGCTGTGCTCGTTTGAAGAAATGTCGCAGATTAATTCAAAGGTCTAATGATGCGGAGAAAATCATTAAGGATATAATGGAAAAACATTCCCAG gTGACAACGAAATTGGTAGCAAAAATTGACCGAAAGAAGTATAACCTATATGATTCGCTGACAACAAGACCCGTTGAGAGTGTTGACTTGCTCGATCACCGACAAACAGAGGATCAACTGGAAATGGAAATTGAAGTGAAGATTGAGGTGGAACCAGACTTGTACGTTG GCTCCCCACAGGCAGCCGATGTCGCAGCATCTGACGCGGAATGTGACGACGACAAGTCGAAATCAGCTGTTCGTGTTGAATCGTGGACTGGTGACGTCACCACCGTAGAAGGTATCATACTCACTAATGCCACAGT GTGGCGTTACCAAAGAGGCACCGAAACTTAG
- the LOC128675429 gene encoding zinc finger protein 436-like isoform X2, producing MLIKWNELLEISIQSEALLTEILSQFPEVTPQTVSMIDRKAHNLRSPLNVTPVNYFDTSTYFVPILVKDKAKFNDESKFNSKNDITENPETGAVCRLCLVTDVKMCTIADTPLQCIYETVTDNLLQTTDKRPTTVCYICCARLKKCRRLIQRSNDAEKIIKDIMEKHSQVTTKLVAKIDRKKYNLYDSLTTRPVESVDLLDHRQTEDQLEMEIEVKIEVEPDLYVGSPQAADVAASDAECDDDKSKSAVRVESWTGDVTTVEGGVTKEAPKLRRRRKCTEKARNLRETDTDEQKKEKPRRVYKKRIRAYIHVCEICQRVFNRTNHLKDHMKIHTDERPHQCSVCQRRFIQKINLKNHMMTHTGEKPYVCQICRSSFIAKSDFKRHMNTHNEERNFECGLCHRKFTQLPYLKAHISTHTSEKPYECHVCQRRFSQKPYLKNHLKRHADREQV from the exons ATGCTAATCAAATGGAATGAGTTACTAGAGATATCAATCCAATCGGAGGCATTGCTCACTGAGATATTAAGTCAGTTCCCCGAG GTCACACCACAAACTGTATCTATGATTGATCGCAAAGCACATAACTTACGTTCACCCCTAAACGTTACGCCAGTGAATTATTTTGACACTTCCACATATTTTGTTCCGATTTTAGTAAAAGATAAGGCTAAGTTTAATGATGAATCTAAGTTTAACAGCAAGAATGATATTACAG AGAATCCTGAAACTGGAGCAGTGTGCAGGCTATGCCTTGTAACAGATGTGAAAATGTGCACCATAGCCGATACTCCTCTGCAGTGTATTTACGAGACCGTTACAGATAACCTT ctCCAAACTACTGACAAGAGGCCCACAACAGTTTGTTACATATGCTGTGCTCGTTTGAAGAAATGTCGCAGATTAATTCAAAGGTCTAATGATGCGGAGAAAATCATTAAGGATATAATGGAAAAACATTCCCAG gTGACAACGAAATTGGTAGCAAAAATTGACCGAAAGAAGTATAACCTATATGATTCGCTGACAACAAGACCCGTTGAGAGTGTTGACTTGCTCGATCACCGACAAACAGAGGATCAACTGGAAATGGAAATTGAAGTGAAGATTGAGGTGGAACCAGACTTGTACGTTG GCTCCCCACAGGCAGCCGATGTCGCAGCATCTGACGCGGAATGTGACGACGACAAGTCGAAATCAGCTGTTCGTGTTGAATCGTGGACTGGTGACGTCACCACCGTAGAAG GTGGCGTTACCAAAGAGGCACCGAAACTTAGAAGGCGAAGGAAATGCACTGAAAAGGCCAGAAACTTAAGAGAAACTGACACGGACGAGCAAAAAAAGGAGAAACCTCGGAGAGTGTACAAAAAGAGAATACGCGCCTACATACATGTTTGCGAGATTTGCCAACGTGTGTTTAATCGAACGAACCATCTGAAGGATcacatgaaaatccatacAGATGAAAGGCCTCACCAGTGCAGCGTGTGTCAGAGGCGTTTTATACAGAAAATCAATTTGAAGAATCACATGATGACACACACCGGTGAGAAACCATACGTGTGTCAAATTTGCAGAAGCAGTTTCATAGCGAAGTCTGATTTTAAAAGGCATATGAATACACACAACGAGGAAAGGAATTTCGAATGCGGCTTGTGCCATAGGAAGTTTACTCAGCTGCCGTATTTGAAAGCGCACATTAGTACACACACCAGTGAGAAACCGTATGAATGTCACGTTTGCCAGCGGCGGTTCAGTCAAAAGCCGTATCTGAAAAATCATTTGAAGAGGCATGCTGATCGTGAGCaggtgtaa
- the LOC128675429 gene encoding zinc finger protein 436-like isoform X3 — MIDRKAHNLRSPLNVTPVNYFDTSTYFVPILVKDKAKFNDESKFNSKNDITENPETGAVCRLCLVTDVKMCTIADTPLQCIYETVTDNLLQTTDKRPTTVCYICCARLKKCRRLIQRSNDAEKIIKDIMEKHSQVTTKLVAKIDRKKYNLYDSLTTRPVESVDLLDHRQTEDQLEMEIEVKIEVEPDLYVGSPQAADVAASDAECDDDKSKSAVRVESWTGDVTTVEGGVTKEAPKLRRRRKCTEKARNLRETDTDEQKKEKPRRVYKKRIRAYIHVCEICQRVFNRTNHLKDHMKIHTDERPHQCSVCQRRFIQKINLKNHMMTHTGEKPYVCQICRSSFIAKSDFKRHMNTHNEERNFECGLCHRKFTQLPYLKAHISTHTSEKPYECHVCQRRFSQKPYLKNHLKRHADREQV; from the exons ATGATTGATCGCAAAGCACATAACTTACGTTCACCCCTAAACGTTACGCCAGTGAATTATTTTGACACTTCCACATATTTTGTTCCGATTTTAGTAAAAGATAAGGCTAAGTTTAATGATGAATCTAAGTTTAACAGCAAGAATGATATTACAG AGAATCCTGAAACTGGAGCAGTGTGCAGGCTATGCCTTGTAACAGATGTGAAAATGTGCACCATAGCCGATACTCCTCTGCAGTGTATTTACGAGACCGTTACAGATAACCTT ctCCAAACTACTGACAAGAGGCCCACAACAGTTTGTTACATATGCTGTGCTCGTTTGAAGAAATGTCGCAGATTAATTCAAAGGTCTAATGATGCGGAGAAAATCATTAAGGATATAATGGAAAAACATTCCCAG gTGACAACGAAATTGGTAGCAAAAATTGACCGAAAGAAGTATAACCTATATGATTCGCTGACAACAAGACCCGTTGAGAGTGTTGACTTGCTCGATCACCGACAAACAGAGGATCAACTGGAAATGGAAATTGAAGTGAAGATTGAGGTGGAACCAGACTTGTACGTTG GCTCCCCACAGGCAGCCGATGTCGCAGCATCTGACGCGGAATGTGACGACGACAAGTCGAAATCAGCTGTTCGTGTTGAATCGTGGACTGGTGACGTCACCACCGTAGAAG GTGGCGTTACCAAAGAGGCACCGAAACTTAGAAGGCGAAGGAAATGCACTGAAAAGGCCAGAAACTTAAGAGAAACTGACACGGACGAGCAAAAAAAGGAGAAACCTCGGAGAGTGTACAAAAAGAGAATACGCGCCTACATACATGTTTGCGAGATTTGCCAACGTGTGTTTAATCGAACGAACCATCTGAAGGATcacatgaaaatccatacAGATGAAAGGCCTCACCAGTGCAGCGTGTGTCAGAGGCGTTTTATACAGAAAATCAATTTGAAGAATCACATGATGACACACACCGGTGAGAAACCATACGTGTGTCAAATTTGCAGAAGCAGTTTCATAGCGAAGTCTGATTTTAAAAGGCATATGAATACACACAACGAGGAAAGGAATTTCGAATGCGGCTTGTGCCATAGGAAGTTTACTCAGCTGCCGTATTTGAAAGCGCACATTAGTACACACACCAGTGAGAAACCGTATGAATGTCACGTTTGCCAGCGGCGGTTCAGTCAAAAGCCGTATCTGAAAAATCATTTGAAGAGGCATGCTGATCGTGAGCaggtgtaa